A single window of Granulicella mallensis MP5ACTX8 DNA harbors:
- a CDS encoding nucleotidyltransferase family protein has protein sequence MQRLHTNSEGYPLSRAQQLREAVLLTFCDPMPAECERLQKLSGREWRSLLTWLDTSGTALYFLDRLTELGRCEMLPPEVLARLQQNLLDNTERTGGMIAESNAIHLSFQNAGLSYAALKGFSLWPVSVPKPELRSQLDLDFLISARCAAEARRILEARGFRLKAISGRSWEFKTSDPGEISLESLYKSTPHRSVELHLEADDLGPDSLLARTEKLCFHDVCMPVLHPVDLFLGQGLHLYKHVCEEFWRSAHLIEFRRHVQARYHDAAFWQELRKLAEGNLRASVGLGIITLLTSHMMGDFAPDELTSWTVDRLPVRIRLWVERYGRHSAVASRPGKLYLLLQKELERAGLTAKRTLRQALLPSRLPPAKELGSANETLLARLVRYRRQALFTLVRLRFHLVEGLRYLRESIRWQQYVDGFGR, from the coding sequence ATGCAGCGCTTGCACACAAATTCTGAAGGCTATCCCCTTAGCCGGGCACAGCAACTGCGCGAAGCCGTTCTGCTGACCTTCTGTGACCCCATGCCTGCGGAGTGCGAGCGGCTGCAGAAGCTTTCCGGCCGAGAGTGGCGGTCTCTGCTGACATGGCTGGATACCAGCGGAACGGCCCTGTACTTTCTCGATCGCCTCACGGAATTGGGGCGGTGCGAGATGCTTCCCCCGGAGGTGCTGGCGCGGTTGCAGCAGAATCTGCTGGACAATACGGAGCGCACCGGCGGCATGATCGCCGAATCGAACGCGATCCATCTCAGCTTCCAGAACGCCGGTCTTTCCTATGCGGCGCTGAAGGGGTTTTCCTTGTGGCCGGTCTCCGTGCCCAAGCCGGAGCTGCGCTCGCAGCTGGATCTGGACTTCCTGATCTCCGCACGGTGCGCCGCTGAGGCGCGGCGGATTCTTGAAGCCAGAGGGTTTCGTCTGAAAGCCATCAGTGGCAGGAGCTGGGAGTTCAAAACGAGTGATCCCGGCGAGATCTCGCTGGAGAGCCTCTACAAGTCCACGCCGCATCGCTCCGTGGAGCTGCATCTGGAGGCGGATGACCTTGGGCCGGATTCTCTCTTGGCCCGCACGGAGAAGCTCTGCTTTCACGATGTCTGTATGCCGGTCCTCCATCCGGTCGACCTCTTCCTGGGACAGGGGCTGCATCTGTACAAGCATGTTTGCGAAGAGTTCTGGCGCTCTGCCCACCTGATTGAGTTTCGGCGGCACGTTCAGGCGCGGTATCACGATGCGGCCTTCTGGCAGGAGCTACGGAAGCTCGCCGAAGGCAATCTGCGGGCCTCTGTCGGATTGGGCATCATTACGCTGCTGACCTCGCACATGATGGGTGACTTTGCGCCGGACGAGCTTACCTCATGGACGGTCGACCGGCTGCCGGTCCGGATACGGTTGTGGGTCGAAAGATATGGTCGTCACTCCGCCGTTGCCAGCCGTCCAGGAAAGCTCTATCTGCTGCTGCAAAAGGAACTGGAGCGCGCAGGCCTGACGGCCAAGCGGACGCTGCGCCAGGCGCTGCTACCCAGTCGGTTGCCGCCGGCCAAAGAGCTTGGCTCGGCGAATGAGACTCTGCTGGCGCGCCTCGTGCGGTATCGCAGGCAAGCGTTATTCACCTTGGTTCGGCTGCGCTTTCATCTTGTGGAGGGACTGCGCTATCTGCGGGAGTCCATCCGCTGGCAGCAATATGTAGACGGATTTGGTCGATAG
- a CDS encoding glycerophosphodiester phosphodiesterase family protein, which produces MKRVCAVFLVMMCAAAVRANALQPGVQLLCHRTANQDVPENTLESLEQAALLGCNVVELDVRRTLDGELVLNHDGILERLTDGIGETEQTYSGDLQLRDLGGWMGDRFTGLRIARFEDALNLARKMDIRLIVDMKTKGMGADVLELLQREGMLERVQFNGEWSDVKQLYPAATDAGAGTTWVQPGVTVEQVKAAHREGKAVVVNFSENDHQLDLAAMKAAVAAGVDGINVDYPRLGADAVGRPVERKISALEVQANSGESLSRAKAILALSKYRGFPLQEKFAHWLLDADDPVSRAAALALVTARPQAMVSVFAEALRSEHSDVRANAVWALGILHAPASALIPLLQDKDPRVLQETLMALARAPGDVSAAALLPLLSNETPAVRGAAALALAQHQPEVALKAIPAQMQVEMKASLKLGEDYERRGHPQLTPAETEDITGHFRSQMKMVQAISLLKMPGGLQALEALAFQPGEGSTQFDGMVAGFKLWDRIGADAQPAIEALGSSDSQMADRTEWMLVQAGQAVLPDVRKALGSEKPVVRERAIRIVAWQGDTESLETLRTMQKTDAANAALVAWAIEKIESLHPKV; this is translated from the coding sequence ATGAAACGAGTCTGTGCCGTGTTTCTTGTGATGATGTGCGCGGCTGCTGTAAGGGCCAATGCCTTGCAGCCGGGTGTGCAGCTTCTGTGCCATCGCACGGCGAACCAGGATGTGCCGGAGAACACGCTGGAGTCGCTGGAACAGGCGGCACTGCTGGGCTGCAACGTAGTGGAGCTCGATGTGCGGCGCACGCTGGATGGAGAGCTGGTGTTGAACCACGATGGCATTCTGGAGCGGCTGACGGATGGCATCGGCGAAACGGAGCAGACTTATTCCGGCGATCTGCAGCTGCGCGATCTCGGCGGATGGATGGGCGACCGGTTTACCGGATTGCGAATCGCCAGGTTTGAGGATGCGCTGAACCTGGCGCGCAAGATGGACATTCGTCTGATCGTGGATATGAAGACGAAGGGCATGGGCGCGGATGTCCTGGAGTTGCTGCAGCGCGAAGGCATGCTGGAGCGTGTGCAGTTCAACGGCGAGTGGTCGGATGTAAAGCAGCTCTATCCGGCGGCGACGGACGCAGGCGCAGGGACGACGTGGGTGCAGCCTGGAGTGACGGTGGAGCAGGTGAAGGCGGCTCATCGCGAGGGTAAAGCCGTTGTAGTGAACTTCTCTGAGAACGATCATCAACTGGATCTGGCGGCCATGAAAGCTGCCGTGGCCGCGGGCGTGGACGGCATCAACGTGGACTACCCACGGTTGGGCGCGGACGCAGTGGGGCGTCCGGTGGAGCGGAAGATCAGTGCGCTGGAGGTCCAGGCGAACTCCGGTGAGAGCCTGTCGCGAGCGAAGGCCATTCTGGCGCTGTCGAAGTATCGCGGCTTTCCTCTCCAGGAGAAGTTTGCGCACTGGCTGCTAGATGCCGATGACCCTGTTTCGCGGGCGGCGGCGCTGGCGCTGGTGACGGCACGACCGCAGGCGATGGTGTCGGTGTTTGCTGAAGCGCTGCGGTCGGAGCATTCGGATGTCCGGGCGAATGCCGTATGGGCCCTGGGAATACTCCACGCGCCCGCGAGCGCATTGATCCCGCTGTTGCAGGACAAAGACCCGCGTGTGCTGCAGGAGACGTTGATGGCTCTGGCACGTGCTCCCGGCGATGTAAGCGCAGCGGCACTGCTGCCGCTGCTGTCGAATGAGACTCCGGCCGTGCGTGGAGCGGCGGCCCTGGCGCTGGCACAGCATCAGCCCGAGGTGGCGCTCAAGGCCATTCCGGCGCAGATGCAGGTGGAGATGAAGGCCTCTCTGAAGCTGGGAGAGGACTATGAACGGCGCGGCCACCCGCAGCTGACACCGGCGGAGACCGAGGACATTACGGGCCATTTCCGCAGCCAGATGAAGATGGTGCAGGCGATCTCCCTGCTGAAGATGCCAGGAGGCCTCCAGGCCCTGGAGGCGCTGGCCTTCCAGCCGGGAGAGGGTTCTACGCAGTTTGACGGCATGGTGGCCGGGTTCAAGCTGTGGGACAGGATCGGAGCGGACGCGCAACCGGCTATTGAGGCTTTGGGGTCGAGCGATAGCCAGATGGCGGATCGCACGGAGTGGATGCTGGTGCAGGCCGGACAAGCCGTGTTGCCGGACGTGCGGAAGGCCCTTGGCAGCGAGAAGCCGGTGGTCCGTGAGCGGGCGATCCGGATCGTGGCCTGGCAAGGGGATACAGAGTCGCTGGAGACGCTGCGGACGATGCAGAAGACGGATGCGGCCAATGCGGCGCTGGTGGCGTGGGCGATCGAGAAGATCGAGAGCCTGCATCCGAAGGTATAG
- a CDS encoding ATP-binding protein, whose product MKQWRMRTTLMVSLLAVSLGLTATCLLIIRVSVEQEIRRGLDSDLDHSLSTFRNTASQRNEMLTREAALLADLPYLKSTMSTQDARTIQDGSGEFWTTSGSDFFALASPAGKLFTHLNRGAALDDMLVESGVQSCMVDAEETCMVAFGQSLYELSIQPVYFGPPANGSQLGYVIIGYAIDHAVARQVSEVASADVAFIVDGNVLATTLPADRLSDLQLRSQTLDATNATPQKIQLQREAYVASASALTVAGSIHAQLVVLKSYDRASMYLRRVNQWILVLGLSALPIGVLLAMAISRTVTRPLETLVAGARALGQGDFNYGLSTEGAVEVRELGLAFDRMRGELKRTQRELLESDRLATIGRMASSVSHDLRHHLSAIYANAEFMSLDGTGNEERLELLLEVKEAVQGMTDLVESLLLFGRTGQVLHVQYESIAHLVERTVHSVRQNPECRTVQVTIAELESVDAWVDSVKLGRALYNLVLNACQATKTGTVPPTVTITLSEDAEKIRIAICDTGKGVPAAIRGTLFQPFVSSGKVNGTGLGLTVAQHVAQEHGGEVRLEKSEPGKTIFSILLFKKALQALGQNQSESYLGERTAEQEGAEAKTGHELERERL is encoded by the coding sequence ATGAAACAGTGGCGCATGCGTACGACCTTGATGGTCTCGCTCCTGGCGGTCTCCCTCGGGCTTACGGCGACGTGTCTGCTGATCATCCGGGTCAGTGTGGAGCAGGAGATCCGCAGGGGCCTGGATTCGGATCTCGACCACTCTCTCAGTACGTTTCGCAATACCGCCAGCCAGCGCAATGAGATGCTAACGCGCGAAGCGGCCCTGCTTGCCGACCTGCCTTATCTCAAGTCGACGATGTCGACCCAGGATGCGCGCACCATCCAGGACGGCAGCGGCGAGTTCTGGACCACCAGCGGCAGCGATTTCTTCGCACTTGCCTCACCAGCGGGCAAGCTCTTTACCCATTTGAACCGTGGTGCCGCGCTTGACGACATGCTGGTCGAGAGCGGTGTGCAGTCCTGCATGGTGGACGCCGAAGAGACCTGCATGGTCGCCTTCGGGCAGAGCCTCTATGAGCTTTCCATCCAGCCGGTTTATTTTGGGCCTCCGGCAAACGGCTCCCAACTGGGTTACGTCATCATCGGCTATGCCATCGATCATGCGGTAGCCCGCCAGGTGAGCGAGGTCGCCTCAGCCGATGTTGCCTTTATCGTCGACGGCAATGTCCTGGCGACGACGCTGCCTGCTGACCGGCTATCCGATCTTCAACTGCGCAGCCAGACGCTCGATGCAACAAACGCGACTCCGCAAAAGATCCAACTGCAACGCGAGGCCTATGTGGCGTCGGCGTCGGCGCTCACGGTAGCTGGGAGCATCCATGCCCAGCTCGTGGTGCTCAAGTCCTACGACCGCGCCAGCATGTATCTTCGCCGCGTCAACCAGTGGATTTTGGTGCTGGGCCTCTCTGCGCTGCCGATCGGCGTGCTGCTGGCCATGGCCATCTCGCGCACGGTGACTCGTCCGCTGGAGACGCTCGTGGCCGGCGCTCGCGCGCTGGGACAGGGCGACTTCAACTATGGCCTCAGTACAGAGGGCGCCGTCGAGGTGCGCGAGTTGGGGCTGGCCTTCGATCGTATGCGCGGGGAGTTGAAGCGCACGCAGCGAGAGCTGCTCGAGTCGGATCGCCTTGCCACGATCGGCAGAATGGCCAGTTCGGTCTCGCACGATCTGCGCCATCATCTCTCCGCGATCTATGCGAACGCCGAGTTCATGAGCCTGGACGGCACCGGGAACGAAGAGCGTCTTGAACTGCTCCTTGAGGTGAAAGAGGCGGTGCAGGGGATGACCGACCTTGTCGAATCGTTGCTGCTCTTCGGTCGAACCGGACAGGTGCTCCATGTGCAGTATGAGTCGATCGCTCACCTGGTGGAGCGCACGGTCCACTCCGTACGTCAGAATCCGGAGTGCCGGACGGTTCAGGTGACGATTGCGGAGCTCGAATCTGTTGATGCGTGGGTGGATAGTGTCAAGCTGGGACGTGCTCTCTACAATCTTGTCCTGAACGCCTGTCAGGCCACGAAGACTGGAACGGTGCCTCCGACCGTCACCATCACGCTCTCTGAGGACGCGGAGAAGATTCGCATTGCGATCTGCGACACTGGGAAGGGAGTTCCTGCAGCCATTCGCGGCACGCTCTTCCAGCCTTTCGTAAGCTCCGGTAAAGTGAATGGTACCGGTCTAGGGCTCACGGTGGCGCAGCACGTCGCTCAGGAACATGGTGGAGAGGTTCGGCTAGAAAAATCGGAGCCGGGGAAGACGATCTTCAGCATTCTCTTGTTCAAAAAAGCGCTCCAGGCCCTGGGGCAAAATCAGTCGGAATCGTATCTGGGTGAGCGCACCGCGGAGCAGGAAGGTGCGGAAGCAAAGACTGGACACGAACTTGAACGGGAGCGTCTATGA
- a CDS encoding response regulator transcription factor, translating into MSLILVIEDDPRIQRALKRQFTAEGYEVHIEGEGPAGLTACKNMRPATVVLDLMLPGLSGREVCKEIKAWSPDTPVIILSAISEVADKVLLLETGADDYVTKPFSPRELLARVQAAMRRTRRTVQEPPLNFGNVTVDFLKMEVYKAGSLVPLTAHEFKLLRFFLDNPGRAIARDELLSGVWGLNFHLTTRTVDNQILKLRQKLEADPANPVHFRTVHGFGYKFVPQA; encoded by the coding sequence ATGAGTCTGATTCTTGTCATCGAAGATGATCCGCGTATCCAGCGAGCCCTGAAAAGACAGTTCACCGCAGAAGGTTACGAAGTCCACATCGAGGGCGAAGGGCCCGCCGGTCTTACCGCGTGCAAGAACATGCGGCCTGCGACCGTCGTGCTCGACCTGATGTTGCCGGGCCTCTCCGGCCGCGAGGTCTGCAAGGAGATCAAGGCCTGGTCACCGGACACTCCAGTCATCATCCTGAGCGCGATCAGTGAAGTCGCCGACAAGGTGCTTTTGCTGGAAACCGGCGCCGATGACTACGTAACCAAGCCTTTCAGTCCGCGAGAGCTGCTCGCCCGTGTGCAGGCCGCGATGCGGCGCACACGCAGGACAGTCCAGGAACCGCCGCTCAACTTTGGGAATGTCACGGTCGACTTTCTCAAGATGGAGGTCTACAAGGCTGGCTCCCTGGTGCCGCTCACTGCCCACGAGTTCAAGCTGCTGCGCTTCTTCCTCGACAACCCCGGACGTGCGATCGCCCGCGATGAACTGTTGAGCGGTGTCTGGGGTTTGAACTTCCACCTTACGACGCGCACTGTAGACAACCAGATCTTGAAGCTGCGCCAGAAGCTTGAAGCAGATCCGGCGAATCCGGTTCACTTTCGGACCGTGCACGGGTTCGGCTATAAGTTTGTGCCGCAGGCGTAG